Proteins from one Mercurialis annua linkage group LG7, ddMerAnnu1.2, whole genome shotgun sequence genomic window:
- the LOC126654932 gene encoding glucan endo-1,3-beta-glucosidase 8-like has protein sequence MAGACSLALWISCCTMMMVSTNVIAGVIPGLGVNWGNIASHPLPPDIVVKMLKDNNITRVKLFDADAWTVNALAGSGIEVMLAIPNNMLHYIADSEDNAKDWVRENVTEHQTSVDIRYVAVGNEPFLAAYNNSFDKTTFPALQNIQKALDKAGLGDKIKASVPLNADVYEGTLPSQGVFRKDVRDVMTKIVNHLQDHKAPFIVNIYPFISLYQSSSFPFEYAFFDGGSKTIQDKNLAYTNVFEANYDTLVWALKKAGVPDLKILVGEVGWPTNGDINANENLAKKFYDGLFKKLAAKKGTPLRPGVLDVYLFSLVDEDMKSIMPGNFERHWGIFRYDGQPKFPMDLSGQGNDNMLVGAKNVQYLPAQWCVLSPDVKNKSMIPKEINYACSLSDCSSLAYGSSCNKLSDTGNVSYAFNMYFQMNDQDVEACDFNGLATIVRKNASSGDCLFPVQIISSGERVMLGFFSFRVLVGLLLPIFLFM, from the exons ATGGCCGGAGCCTGTAGCTTGGCGCTATGGATCAGCTGTTGTACAATGATGATGGTCTCAACGAATGTTATAGCAGGCGTTATACCGGGTTTAGGGGTGAACTGGGGGAACATAGCGTCCCACCCGTTACCTCCGGACATAGTTGTGAAAATGTTGAAAGATAATAACATAACCAGGGTTAAGCTTTTCGACGCGGATGCTTGGACCGTGAATGCATTGGCTGGTTCGGGCATTGAGGTTATGCTTGCCATACCTAATAATATGTTGCATTATATAGCCGATAGCGAGGATAATGCTAAAGATTGGGTTAGAGAAAATGTCACAGAACATCAAACGTCCGTTGATATCAG ATATGTTGCTGTCGGAAATGAACCATTCTTGGCTGCCTACAACAATTCATTCGACAAAACTACATTCCCAGCTCTACAAAACATACAAAAAGCTCTCGACAAAGCCGGACTCGGAGACAAAATCAAAGCTTCCGTCCCCTTAAACGCCGACGTTTACGAAGGAACTTTACCATCTCAAGGAGTTTTCCGTAAAGATGTCCGAGATGTCATGACCAAAATTGTGAATCATCTTCAAGATCATAAAGCTCCATTCATCGTTAACATTTACCCTTTTATTAGTCTCTACCAAAGCTCTAGTTTCCCATTCGAATACGCCTTTTTCGATGGCGGTAGCAAGACCATTCAGGACAAAAACCTTGCTTACACTAATGTTTTCGAAGCTAACTATGATACTCTTGTCTGGGCGTTGAAGAAAGCTGGTGTTCCTGATCTTAAAATCCTCGTTGGAGAAGTAGGTTGGCCGACAAATGGTGATATAAATGCTAATGAGAACTTAGCGAAAAAATTCTACGACGGTCTCTTCAAGAAACTCGCAGCGAAAAAAGGAACTCCCCTTCGTCCGGGAGTATTGGACGTGTATTTATTTAGTTTGGTCGACGAAGACATGAAAAGTATTATGCCGGGTAATTTTGAGAGACATTGGGGGATCTTTCGCTATGACGGACAACCCAAGTTTCCGATGGATTTATCCGGTCAAGGAAACGATAACATGCTTGTCGGAGCGAAAAACGTTCAGTATTTACCGGCACAGTGGTGTGTACTTAGCCCAGATGTCAAGAACAAGAGTATGATACCAAAAGAAATAAACTATGCATGTTCATTATCGGATTGTTCAAGCTTGGCTTATGGATCTTCATGCAATAAATTGAGTGATACTGGGAATGTTTCGTATGCTTTTAATATGTACTTTCAAATGAATGATCAAGATGTTGAAGCTTGTGATTTCAATGGATTGGCTACCATTGTTAGAAAAAATGCTTCCTCTGGGGATTGTCTTTTTCCTGTTCAGATTATAAGTTCCGGAGAGAGAGTCATgttgggatttttttcgtttcGGGTTTTGGTTGGATTGTTATTGCCAATCTTTCTGTTCATGTAA